Proteins found in one Miscanthus floridulus cultivar M001 chromosome 4, ASM1932011v1, whole genome shotgun sequence genomic segment:
- the LOC136548501 gene encoding uncharacterized protein, which produces MATNNHVPEVLNSPALSYSFNFEEYIDENEISSSTISSQEILSDETKNRLKDMLPMLERNIANLVQDTDPMRRIFLVIKDDLPPNLTKALIPLSNIEDQAPKVQKAQRNLTDREALMAKKNYNKQEAKELAQLIYNLKNSSSKIEPELTQLRIRRAELKQELKSVKATIDHHESNLTQIPNANKQRKQDMLTKVKEGKAIHSSLESIPGLAKEDKQ; this is translated from the exons ATGGCGACCAACAATCATGTTCCTGAG GTACTTAACTCTCCAGCTTTGAGCTATTCTTTCAACTTTGAGGAATATATAGATGAAAATGAGATAAGCTCATCAACTATTTCTTCTCAAGAAATCTTATCAGATGAGACTAAAAATCGGCTAAAAGATATGCTGCCAATGCTCGAGAGGAACATAGCCAATTTGGTCCAGGATACAGAtccaatgagaagaatcttcttagTCATTAAGGATGATCTACCCCCAAATCTTACTAAAGCCTTGATACCTCTATCCAACATCGAAGATCAAGCTCCCAAGGTGCAAAAAGCTCAAAGAAACCTGACTGACcgtgaagctttgatggctaAGAAGAACTATAACAAGcaggaagccaaagaattagcacaatTGATTTACAATCTGAAGAATTCTTCTTCTAAAATTGAACCAGAACTGACTCAACTAAGAATTAGGCGTGCTGAGCTCAAACAGGAACTAAAAAGTGTGAAAGCCACTATTGACCATCATGAGTCTAACTTGACTCAGATCCCCAATGCCAACAAACAGAGAAAACAAGATATGTTGACCAAGGTTAAGGAGGGCAAAGCTATTCATAGTAGTCTTGAGAGCATTCCCGGATTAGCCAAAGAAGACAAACAATAa